Proteins from a single region of Bacillus carboniphilus:
- a CDS encoding uracil-xanthine permease family protein, giving the protein MNNNQKPVLDVREVPKVNQWIILSIQHLFAMFGATILVPMLVGLDPAVALISSGLGTLAYLLITRGRIPAYLGSSFAFIAPIISAKTLEGPEAVMFGCFVAGLVYGVVSLLIRWLGVNWLFNVLPPIVVGPVIMVIGLGLAPTAVGMAMNDADGNYSLTHIQVALITLAITIIAAIFFRGFFKLIPVLIGVVGGYITAYFYGLVNLQPIMDAKWFQLPELLIPYVTYTPTFSWTVVGLIAPVAFVTLAEHTGHQMVLSKVVGRNFIKKPGLHRSIMGDGVATMIASLVGGPPNTTYGENIGVLAITRVFSVFIIGGAAVTAIMFGMIGKVSAVIASIPTAVMGGVSILLFGIIASSGLRMMVDNKVDLSQQRNLIIPSVILVIGIGGAYIQLENFTISAMALAALSGILLNQILPGKTKVDIDEMFDADTEDQTDETEKLKAV; this is encoded by the coding sequence ATGAACAACAATCAAAAACCAGTTCTAGACGTACGAGAAGTCCCAAAAGTGAATCAATGGATTATCTTAAGTATTCAGCACTTATTCGCCATGTTTGGCGCAACTATATTAGTACCAATGCTAGTAGGGTTAGACCCTGCAGTAGCCTTGATTTCAAGTGGTCTTGGAACACTAGCTTATCTTTTAATCACAAGAGGTAGAATTCCGGCGTATCTTGGCTCGTCGTTTGCGTTTATTGCACCTATCATTTCAGCCAAGACCTTAGAAGGTCCAGAAGCTGTTATGTTTGGATGTTTTGTAGCAGGTTTGGTCTACGGAGTTGTTTCTCTTCTGATTAGATGGCTTGGAGTTAACTGGTTGTTCAATGTCCTGCCACCAATTGTAGTGGGTCCAGTCATTATGGTTATCGGTTTAGGGTTAGCACCAACAGCAGTAGGAATGGCAATGAATGATGCAGATGGAAATTATAGCTTAACTCATATTCAAGTAGCACTTATCACATTAGCAATTACGATTATAGCTGCCATCTTCTTTAGAGGATTCTTCAAACTAATTCCAGTTTTAATCGGTGTAGTCGGAGGATACATTACAGCTTATTTCTATGGGTTGGTTAATTTACAACCAATTATGGATGCAAAATGGTTTCAGCTACCAGAATTACTTATACCGTATGTAACTTACACACCAACCTTCTCATGGACAGTAGTAGGACTTATCGCACCAGTAGCCTTTGTAACACTAGCAGAGCATACAGGTCATCAAATGGTATTAAGTAAAGTAGTAGGACGGAATTTTATTAAGAAGCCTGGTCTTCACCGTTCCATAATGGGTGACGGGGTCGCAACCATGATTGCTAGTTTAGTAGGTGGACCACCAAACACAACTTACGGGGAAAACATTGGAGTTTTAGCCATTACGAGAGTGTTTAGTGTATTCATTATCGGTGGAGCGGCAGTAACAGCCATTATGTTCGGAATGATTGGGAAAGTTTCTGCAGTGATTGCCTCAATCCCTACAGCAGTAATGGGTGGAGTATCCATCTTACTATTCGGTATCATCGCATCAAGTGGACTTCGCATGATGGTAGACAATAAAGTGGATCTTAGCCAACAAAGAAACTTGATTATCCCTTCCGTTATCTTAGTAATCGGAATTGGTGGAGCGTATATCCAACTTGAAAACTTTACGATTTCTGCAATGGCGTTGGCAGCTCTATCCGGAATTCTATTAAACCAGATTCTTCCTGGTAAAACAAAAGTAGATATTGACGAAATGTTTGATGCTGATACTGAAGATCAAACAGATGAAACTGAAAAACTAAAAGCTGTATAA
- a CDS encoding aspartate carbamoyltransferase catalytic subunit: protein MRHIVSMEDFSTREIHDILSMAKAFEEQRYLTQNNQVLVSNLFFEASTRTKLSFEVAQRKLQLQVIPFEVSTSSVQKGETLYDTVKTLEAIGCNMLVIRHPENDFYKTLLDHVEIPIINAGDGSGQHPSQCLLDLYTIQKEFGRFVGLKVMICGDLKHSRVARSNAKALSMLGAEVYFSSPDEWKDENLLGFGKYVSVDEAIEEVDVVMMLRVQLERHAAHYSLETYHDQYGLTVDRAKKMKPDSIIMHPAPVNRGVEISDELVEAPQSRIFEQMKNGVFVRMAMMETLLQKWGRNRYENIVQERQMV from the coding sequence ATGAGACACATCGTTTCAATGGAAGATTTCTCAACAAGAGAGATTCATGACATTCTATCCATGGCTAAAGCATTTGAAGAACAGAGATATCTTACACAAAACAATCAGGTTCTTGTCTCCAATCTATTTTTTGAAGCGAGCACACGAACGAAACTTAGCTTCGAAGTTGCTCAGAGAAAGCTTCAACTACAAGTGATCCCTTTTGAAGTAAGTACCTCAAGCGTACAGAAAGGGGAGACTTTGTATGACACGGTAAAAACTCTTGAAGCCATCGGGTGCAACATGCTTGTGATTAGACATCCGGAAAATGACTTTTATAAGACTTTACTAGATCATGTTGAGATTCCCATTATTAACGCTGGAGATGGAAGTGGGCAGCACCCCTCTCAATGTTTACTAGATTTATACACCATCCAAAAAGAGTTTGGTAGGTTTGTAGGATTAAAAGTCATGATCTGTGGTGACCTGAAGCATAGTAGGGTAGCTCGATCCAATGCAAAGGCACTTTCAATGTTGGGTGCAGAAGTTTACTTTTCCAGTCCAGACGAGTGGAAAGATGAAAACTTATTAGGCTTTGGAAAATATGTGAGTGTGGATGAAGCGATTGAAGAGGTGGATGTCGTCATGATGCTACGTGTTCAGCTCGAAAGACATGCAGCCCATTACAGTCTTGAGACATATCACGATCAATATGGACTAACAGTTGATAGAGCTAAAAAAATGAAGCCAGACAGTATCATCATGCATCCGGCACCGGTAAATCGTGGTGTAGAAATTTCAGATGAATTAGTAGAAGCACCACAATCTAGAATTTTTGAGCAAATGAAAAATGGTGTGTTTGTTCGAATGGCTATGATGGAAACATTACTACAAAAATGGGGGAGAAATCGATATGAAAACATTGTTCAAGAACGTCAAATGGTTTGA
- a CDS encoding dihydroorotase produces MKTLFKNVKWFDGEEMVSGDIFVQDGKISGMGQLEIDSAEIIDGRGKFVFPGFVDLHVHLREPGGEHKETIETGTKAAARGGFTTIAPMPNTRPVPDTVEHVEQLLKRIEETAEVRVLPYASITIREAGKELVDFASLNYKEILGFTDDGVGIQSAGMMLEAMKKAASIGKPVIAHCEENTLINSGAIHEGKKSEELGINGIPSVCESVHIARDVLLAEAANCHYHVCHVSTKESVRVIRDAKRAGIRVTAEVTPHHLLMTEEDIKEPLATYKMNPPLRSTEDREALIEGLLDGTIDFIATDHAPHTLEEKEAGIEKAPFGIVGLETAFPLLYTHFVETGRFTLKQLVDWLTVRPSEAFSLPFGHLEVGKEADLVLVDVSKEQQIDPNEFLSKGKNTPFAGWECKGWPVLTMVNGKIVYQEQGVTA; encoded by the coding sequence ATGAAAACATTGTTCAAGAACGTCAAATGGTTTGATGGAGAAGAAATGGTAAGTGGAGATATCTTTGTTCAAGATGGAAAAATTAGCGGAATGGGACAGTTAGAAATCGATTCTGCTGAGATCATTGATGGACGTGGAAAATTTGTTTTCCCTGGTTTTGTAGATTTACATGTACATCTTCGTGAGCCTGGTGGTGAACATAAAGAAACGATTGAAACAGGTACAAAGGCTGCAGCACGCGGTGGTTTTACAACGATTGCACCAATGCCAAACACAAGACCTGTTCCAGACACAGTTGAGCATGTTGAACAGCTTCTGAAACGAATTGAAGAAACTGCGGAAGTAAGAGTTCTCCCTTATGCTTCCATCACAATTCGGGAAGCCGGTAAGGAACTCGTAGACTTTGCTTCGCTGAACTATAAAGAAATTTTAGGATTTACAGACGATGGAGTTGGAATTCAATCTGCAGGTATGATGCTAGAAGCTATGAAAAAAGCTGCAAGTATTGGAAAGCCAGTCATCGCACATTGTGAAGAAAATACGTTAATCAATAGTGGTGCCATCCATGAAGGGAAGAAATCTGAAGAGCTTGGCATTAACGGAATTCCTTCAGTCTGTGAATCGGTGCATATTGCTAGAGATGTACTGCTGGCTGAAGCGGCAAACTGTCATTATCACGTCTGCCATGTCAGTACAAAAGAATCAGTTCGTGTGATTCGAGATGCCAAAAGAGCGGGAATTCGTGTAACGGCGGAAGTAACCCCTCATCACCTTTTAATGACGGAAGAAGATATAAAAGAACCACTTGCAACTTATAAAATGAATCCCCCACTTCGCTCAACGGAAGATAGAGAGGCACTCATTGAAGGGTTGCTAGATGGAACGATTGATTTTATTGCAACGGATCATGCTCCACACACACTAGAAGAAAAAGAGGCTGGAATTGAGAAAGCGCCTTTTGGAATTGTTGGATTGGAAACAGCATTTCCACTGCTATATACACATTTTGTAGAAACGGGAAGATTCACATTAAAACAATTAGTAGATTGGTTAACGGTTCGACCTTCTGAAGCTTTTTCACTACCATTTGGTCACCTAGAAGTTGGGAAAGAAGCTGACCTTGTGTTAGTAGATGTGTCTAAAGAACAACAAATTGACCCTAATGAATTTTTATCTAAAGGCAAAAACACACCGTTTGCAGGCTGGGAATGCAAAGGATGGCCAGTCTTAACGATGGTGAATGGAAAAATCGTCTATCAAGAGCAGGGGGTTACAGCATGA
- the carA gene encoding glutamine-hydrolyzing carbamoyl-phosphate synthase small subunit, which yields MKKKLVLENGMVLHGEGFGFNTESFGEVVFQTGMTGYQEVLTDPSYYGQMVVMTYPLIGNYGLNREDMESFKPHIQALIVKESCDRPSHWQEKWSIDEFLKMHQIPGLKGIDTRMLTKIIREHGSLRGAIVNEEQDEKEVVTSLLERSWPTDQVAQVSTKTPYPSPGRGKRVVVVDFGMKHGILRELNQRDANVLVVPHTITSEELLTLAPDGVVLSNGPGNPEDVGHAVEMIKGILGKLPIFGICLGHQLLSLACGAKTYKLKFGHRGANHPVKDIKHDKVYITSQNHGYAVDKDSLEGTDLEMTHVAINDGTVEGVRHRKYPAFSVQYHPEASPGPDDSSYLFDEWMETLEKSLV from the coding sequence ATGAAGAAAAAGCTAGTTTTAGAAAATGGAATGGTTTTACACGGAGAAGGCTTTGGTTTTAATACAGAATCCTTTGGTGAAGTAGTGTTCCAAACGGGGATGACTGGTTATCAAGAGGTACTGACGGATCCATCTTACTATGGACAGATGGTAGTCATGACGTATCCACTAATTGGAAACTATGGGTTAAATCGAGAGGATATGGAATCTTTCAAACCACATATCCAAGCTTTAATCGTAAAAGAAAGTTGCGATCGCCCTTCTCATTGGCAAGAGAAATGGAGTATTGATGAATTTTTAAAAATGCATCAAATTCCTGGCTTAAAGGGGATTGATACAAGAATGCTGACAAAAATCATTCGTGAACATGGTTCATTAAGAGGGGCTATCGTGAATGAAGAGCAGGATGAAAAAGAGGTAGTGACTAGCTTACTAGAGCGTAGTTGGCCGACTGATCAGGTGGCACAGGTGTCAACGAAAACTCCATACCCAAGTCCAGGAAGAGGAAAACGAGTGGTGGTTGTTGACTTTGGAATGAAGCATGGGATATTACGTGAACTGAATCAGCGTGACGCGAATGTGTTAGTGGTTCCACACACAATCACCAGCGAGGAACTATTGACCCTAGCTCCAGATGGAGTGGTTTTGTCTAACGGTCCAGGGAATCCTGAGGACGTTGGGCATGCAGTAGAGATGATTAAAGGGATTTTAGGTAAGCTTCCAATCTTCGGAATTTGCTTAGGACATCAGCTATTGTCTTTAGCTTGTGGAGCGAAAACATATAAATTGAAGTTCGGACACAGAGGTGCCAACCACCCTGTGAAAGATATCAAGCATGATAAGGTGTACATCACTTCGCAAAACCATGGGTATGCAGTGGACAAAGACTCATTAGAAGGAACGGATTTAGAAATGACACATGTTGCCATTAACGATGGCACAGTTGAAGGTGTAAGACACCGTAAGTATCCGGCTTTTTCGGTTCAATATCACCCAGAAGCATCGCCAGGTCCAGATGATTCTTCTTATTTGTTTGATGAGTGGATGGAGACGTTGGAGAAGAGTTTGGTGTAG